One genomic region from Terriglobales bacterium encodes:
- a CDS encoding efflux RND transporter periplasmic adaptor subunit, with protein MKIPLLLAGAAALSILIGCGGKSQGPQGPPPAMAVKVVQVTPQPVTDWSEYVSTLKSRDSANISPQVEGVITRIFVRSGDRVNSGAPLIQIDPLKQEATVLNQKASTAAQEANLKWAQQQYDRNSQLAAAGVTSKQELDQSRANLDAAKAQLAALQAGVNEQETQLHYYKVVAPMSGIVGDIPVRVGDRVTTSTMLTTVDKPGNLEAYVQVPVERAADLKLGKEVQILDADGNKVAQGKITFISPQVDNQTQTILAKATVPNDKGLLRTAQVVHARVQWGTHPGIEIPVLATSRIGGQFFVYVAEDSGGKSVAHQRQIKVGPMNGNNYVVTDGLKPGDKVIVSDTQMLADGMPVNAQTQGS; from the coding sequence ATGAAAATCCCATTGCTTTTAGCAGGAGCAGCTGCACTGTCCATACTGATTGGTTGCGGCGGAAAGTCCCAGGGTCCGCAAGGGCCTCCGCCGGCAATGGCGGTGAAAGTTGTGCAGGTAACTCCTCAGCCAGTCACGGATTGGTCGGAGTACGTCTCAACGCTCAAATCGCGCGACTCGGCGAACATAAGTCCGCAGGTGGAAGGCGTGATTACCCGGATCTTTGTGCGCTCTGGTGATCGAGTCAACTCTGGCGCTCCGCTCATTCAGATTGATCCGCTGAAACAGGAGGCCACCGTCCTTAATCAAAAAGCGAGTACTGCGGCGCAGGAAGCAAACCTGAAGTGGGCGCAGCAACAGTATGACCGTAACTCCCAGCTTGCCGCTGCCGGCGTGACCAGCAAGCAGGAGCTCGACCAATCGCGAGCCAACCTCGACGCCGCTAAGGCGCAGCTCGCGGCTTTGCAGGCGGGAGTCAACGAGCAGGAAACCCAGCTCCACTATTACAAGGTAGTCGCGCCGATGTCCGGCATTGTCGGTGATATTCCGGTGCGCGTCGGGGATCGGGTTACAACCTCCACGATGCTGACTACCGTCGACAAGCCGGGAAATCTTGAAGCCTATGTTCAGGTGCCGGTCGAGCGCGCTGCCGATCTCAAGTTGGGAAAAGAGGTTCAGATTCTCGATGCGGACGGCAACAAGGTCGCTCAAGGAAAGATAACGTTCATCTCTCCTCAGGTGGACAACCAAACCCAGACTATCCTGGCAAAGGCGACGGTGCCCAACGACAAGGGCTTGCTGCGCACTGCACAGGTAGTGCACGCGCGGGTGCAATGGGGAACGCATCCGGGAATTGAAATTCCCGTTTTAGCTACTTCGCGCATCGGGGGACAGTTCTTCGTGTACGTCGCGGAAGACAGCGGCGGAAAGAGCGTTGCTCATCAGAGGCAGATCAAAGTGGGCCCGATGAATGGCAACAACTATGTTGTGACGGATGGCCTAAAACCCGGGGACAAGGTCATCGTCTCGGATACGCAGATGCTGGCAGATGGCATGCCGGTAAATGCACAAACCCAGGGAAGTTAG
- the treS gene encoding maltose alpha-D-glucosyltransferase, translated as MPREQETTALKPEPTLTRPTQTVVGDPFWYKDAIIYEVHVRSFYDSVDDGMGDFPGLTQKLDYIQDLGVTAIWILPFCPSPWKDDGYDIADYTSVHPSYGTLREFETFLRQAHRRGLRVITELVLNHSSDQHVWFQRSRRAKPGSHWRNFYVWSDSPEKYKEARIIFKDFEPSNWTYDPIAKAYYWHRFFAHQPDLNYDYPPVRKAMLQAMDFWLDLGVDGLRLDAVPYLFEREGTNCENLPETHEYLKELRQHIESKYQDRMILAEANQWPEDAIAYFGKGDECQMAFHFPLMPRLFMAVRMEDRYPIVDILQLTPQIPENCQWALFLRNHDELTLEMVTDEERDYMYRMYAEDRPMRINLGIRRRLAPLLGNDRRKIELMNALLLSLPGTPVIYYGDEIGMGDNFYLGDRNGVRTPMQWTADRNAGFSRANPQKLYLPVIIDPEYRYEALNVEAQQNNSSSLLWWMKRILAQRKRSKAFGRGTFEFLTPENRRVLAFFRAYENERILVVANLSRFIQPVELDLRSYSGSKLVEMFGGNEFPPITERPYLLTLGPHAFYWFTLEPGEAATESTGSRSGEQRERPIHLTSWEDVYTDSVQAALARLLPSFLRSRPWFLSRNRRIRALDLADLVHLPETSAYLLLVRVEFDEGEPEIYQLPLSVARGAEVDQVVANLPEFILAHLESSDGTKGLLYSGFRDRLFPDALLGTISRRRRVRGLRGELTGSHTKMFRRILGSDRPNLGAFVPRPAPQNNTGIYFGDRFMMKVYRRLEAGPNPEQEILEWLTAEGFANSPALAGHIEYRNSAGDPVTTAILESYVTHQANGWDYTLDNLGLFLERALTVQDDPRLAQVKQGRPLELEGEQPPQIVLELVGSFHDSACLLGQRTGELHLALARNQYPAFIPEPFTDFYRQGLYHGMLGQAARCFNGLRSSLRTFEGEVRAEAEQLLAREEELRSLLKPLRDRRIPTMRTRIHGDFHLGQVLFTGKDVVFIDFEGDPRRSIGERRIKYSPLRDVAGMLRSFHYAAHAVLYGKVPGIVPAKESSAQLHKWAGFWYRWVGAAYLHGYLQAEGVSSLLMIRGEELRILLDAYLLERGMIEVLSDLQNRPEWTRIPIVGILEILGSEP; from the coding sequence ATGCCGCGTGAGCAAGAGACCACGGCCCTAAAGCCAGAGCCCACCCTAACGCGACCTACCCAGACCGTTGTTGGCGATCCCTTCTGGTACAAGGACGCGATCATCTATGAGGTGCACGTCCGCTCCTTCTATGACTCAGTCGACGACGGAATGGGTGACTTTCCTGGTCTGACGCAAAAGCTGGATTACATTCAAGATCTGGGCGTAACGGCGATCTGGATTCTCCCGTTTTGTCCGTCGCCGTGGAAGGACGACGGATATGACATTGCCGACTACACGAGCGTTCATCCGTCGTACGGCACGTTGCGCGAGTTCGAGACGTTCCTTCGCCAGGCACATCGCCGCGGCTTGCGCGTAATCACGGAGCTGGTTCTCAATCACAGCTCCGATCAGCATGTGTGGTTCCAGCGTTCGCGGCGGGCGAAGCCGGGATCGCATTGGCGAAACTTCTACGTGTGGAGCGATTCGCCAGAAAAATACAAAGAGGCTCGGATTATCTTCAAAGATTTCGAGCCATCGAACTGGACCTACGATCCGATAGCGAAGGCATATTACTGGCATCGCTTTTTCGCGCACCAACCTGACCTGAACTACGACTATCCGCCGGTGCGGAAGGCCATGCTCCAGGCGATGGACTTCTGGCTGGACCTGGGAGTCGATGGGCTGCGACTCGACGCCGTGCCCTATTTGTTCGAGCGTGAAGGCACCAACTGTGAGAACCTGCCGGAGACGCACGAGTACCTGAAAGAACTGCGGCAGCATATCGAGTCGAAGTACCAGGACCGGATGATCCTTGCCGAAGCCAACCAATGGCCGGAAGACGCCATTGCCTATTTTGGGAAAGGCGACGAGTGTCAGATGGCCTTCCACTTTCCCCTGATGCCGCGCCTCTTCATGGCAGTGCGCATGGAGGACCGATATCCCATCGTCGACATCCTCCAACTCACGCCCCAGATACCCGAGAACTGCCAGTGGGCGCTGTTCTTGCGCAACCACGACGAACTCACGCTGGAGATGGTTACCGACGAAGAGCGCGATTACATGTATCGCATGTACGCCGAGGACCGTCCCATGCGGATCAATCTCGGCATCCGTCGCCGCCTGGCGCCGCTGCTCGGAAACGATCGCCGCAAGATCGAATTAATGAACGCGCTGCTACTCTCCTTGCCGGGAACGCCAGTCATCTATTACGGCGACGAGATCGGCATGGGCGACAACTTCTATCTCGGCGATCGCAATGGAGTGCGCACGCCCATGCAGTGGACTGCTGATCGTAACGCAGGATTCTCGCGCGCCAATCCGCAGAAGCTCTATCTGCCGGTAATCATCGATCCCGAGTATCGGTACGAGGCGCTGAATGTTGAGGCTCAGCAGAACAACAGCAGCTCGCTGCTGTGGTGGATGAAGCGCATTCTGGCGCAGCGCAAACGCTCCAAGGCTTTTGGCCGTGGCACCTTCGAATTTCTAACACCCGAGAACCGTCGGGTCCTCGCTTTCTTTCGAGCTTATGAAAATGAGCGCATTCTTGTGGTCGCGAATCTCTCCAGGTTCATCCAGCCGGTAGAACTCGACTTGCGAAGTTACTCCGGTTCCAAATTGGTCGAGATGTTCGGAGGTAATGAGTTTCCCCCGATAACAGAGCGACCGTACCTGCTCACACTTGGTCCCCATGCCTTCTACTGGTTCACACTCGAACCAGGAGAGGCCGCCACCGAAAGCACAGGATCGCGATCCGGCGAGCAACGCGAACGTCCGATTCACCTGACTTCATGGGAAGACGTTTACACCGACTCTGTGCAGGCAGCCCTTGCGCGCCTGTTGCCGTCGTTCCTCCGCTCCCGGCCATGGTTCCTGAGCCGCAACCGTCGGATCCGCGCTTTGGATTTAGCCGACCTAGTGCACTTGCCTGAAACCAGCGCGTATCTCCTGTTAGTGCGTGTGGAATTTGACGAAGGCGAGCCAGAGATTTACCAGTTGCCGCTCTCAGTGGCGCGAGGTGCGGAAGTGGATCAGGTTGTCGCCAACCTGCCGGAGTTTATTCTTGCCCACCTCGAATCGAGCGATGGAACCAAAGGCCTCCTATACAGTGGCTTCCGCGACCGTCTGTTCCCCGACGCTCTGTTGGGCACGATCTCACGCCGGCGGCGGGTTCGCGGACTGCGCGGGGAACTCACCGGGTCGCACACGAAAATGTTCCGCCGGATTCTTGGAAGCGATCGTCCTAATTTGGGAGCCTTTGTGCCCCGCCCTGCGCCACAGAATAATACTGGGATCTACTTTGGCGATCGCTTCATGATGAAGGTCTACCGCCGTTTGGAAGCGGGTCCGAATCCGGAGCAGGAGATTCTGGAGTGGCTCACGGCCGAGGGTTTTGCCAATTCCCCAGCTCTGGCGGGACATATCGAATATCGCAACAGCGCAGGCGATCCGGTGACGACTGCAATCCTGGAATCGTATGTCACACACCAGGCCAATGGATGGGACTATACGCTCGATAATCTCGGACTCTTTCTAGAGCGCGCACTGACTGTACAGGACGACCCACGTCTCGCCCAGGTGAAACAGGGGCGCCCTCTGGAACTTGAAGGCGAGCAACCTCCCCAGATCGTGTTAGAGCTTGTGGGATCGTTTCACGACTCAGCTTGTCTTCTCGGACAGCGGACCGGCGAGCTGCATCTAGCGCTGGCGCGCAATCAATATCCTGCCTTCATTCCGGAGCCATTCACCGATTTCTATCGACAAGGCCTCTATCACGGCATGCTTGGTCAGGCTGCGCGATGCTTCAACGGCCTGCGCAGCAGCTTAAGGACATTTGAAGGAGAGGTCCGGGCTGAAGCCGAACAGTTGTTGGCTCGTGAAGAAGAGCTGCGCTCGCTTCTGAAGCCGCTGCGTGACCGCCGCATTCCAACCATGCGAACGCGTATTCACGGAGACTTCCATCTCGGGCAGGTACTCTTTACCGGCAAGGATGTTGTCTTCATCGACTTCGAAGGTGACCCACGACGTTCAATTGGCGAGCGTCGCATCAAGTACTCGCCGCTGCGCGATGTAGCCGGAATGCTTCGTTCTTTTCATTATGCGGCTCACGCCGTGCTGTATGGGAAGGTTCCAGGCATCGTTCCAGCCAAGGAGTCGAGCGCGCAACTGCACAAGTGGGCTGGATTCTGGTATCGCTGGGTTGGAGCGGCTTACCTGCATGGATATTTGCAGGCGGAGGGAGTCTCCTCGTTGTTGATGATCCGCGGTGAGGAACTCCGCATTTTGCTTGACGCTTATCTCCTGGAGCGCGGGATGATCGAAGTGCTCTCCGATCTGCAGAATCGGCCGGAATGGACGAGAATCCCGATTGTGGGCATATTGGAAATCCTTGGATCGGAACCGTGA
- the malQ gene encoding 4-alpha-glucanotransferase, whose amino-acid sequence MSFPRSSGILLHPTSLPGPFGIGDLGPAAYEFADFLASAGQSIWQMLPLGPTGYGDSPYQCFSAFAGNPALISLAQLVDEGQLDSQELDDLPQFSAEQVEYERVNQFKQTTLTKAFAEFQRGAPEHRKRDFTQFIEAERDWLAEYALFRALKDKFGGVAWPKWDHEFVSRESIALERARKELWSQIAEQEFLQFVFFEQWQSLKVYCHQKKIRMMGDLPIYVAHDSADVWAHPEYFHLDDRGNATKVAGVPPDYFSATGQLWGNPIYRWERAAADGYSWWVKRFRAAFRMFDMLRVDHFRGFEAYWEVPGGDKTAQNGRWMKGPGAELFAVVEAKLGHLPILAENLGVITPEVEAIRERFGFPGMAILQFAFGNDPQGPSFRPHNYPRNIVAYTGTHDNNTVIGWWTSKPGEGSIRSEEDIRKEREFTRAYLNLEDRCVNSAADGINWVFIRTLMASVADTVVFPLQDVLGAGSEARVNVPGTATGNWRWRFRGEQLTVDEASHLREMTTICDRLPV is encoded by the coding sequence GTGAGCTTCCCCAGATCGAGCGGGATTCTTCTGCACCCCACATCGCTACCTGGACCATTCGGCATCGGTGACTTAGGCCCTGCAGCGTACGAGTTCGCTGATTTCCTCGCCAGCGCCGGCCAGTCAATCTGGCAGATGCTTCCACTCGGCCCTACCGGTTACGGCGATTCGCCGTACCAATGCTTCTCGGCGTTTGCTGGAAACCCTGCGCTGATCAGCCTGGCACAGTTGGTTGATGAGGGTCAGCTTGACTCGCAGGAGCTTGACGACCTTCCGCAATTCTCCGCCGAGCAAGTCGAGTACGAACGTGTAAATCAGTTCAAGCAAACCACGTTAACGAAAGCGTTTGCGGAGTTCCAACGCGGCGCCCCCGAGCACCGCAAGCGGGATTTCACACAATTTATAGAGGCGGAACGCGACTGGCTCGCCGAATACGCGCTCTTCCGCGCATTGAAAGATAAATTCGGCGGCGTGGCATGGCCGAAATGGGATCATGAGTTCGTATCGCGCGAATCAATCGCGCTGGAACGCGCACGCAAGGAACTTTGGTCGCAAATCGCCGAGCAGGAATTCCTTCAGTTCGTCTTCTTTGAGCAGTGGCAATCTTTGAAGGTGTATTGTCATCAGAAGAAGATCCGCATGATGGGCGACTTGCCAATCTACGTCGCGCACGACAGCGCCGATGTGTGGGCCCATCCGGAATACTTCCATCTTGATGATCGTGGAAACGCGACGAAAGTCGCCGGTGTCCCTCCTGACTACTTCAGCGCAACGGGTCAATTATGGGGGAACCCCATCTACCGCTGGGAGCGCGCGGCTGCCGACGGTTATTCCTGGTGGGTCAAGCGCTTCCGCGCTGCGTTTCGCATGTTCGACATGCTGCGAGTCGACCACTTTCGCGGCTTTGAGGCTTACTGGGAAGTCCCCGGTGGCGACAAGACAGCCCAGAATGGGAGGTGGATGAAGGGACCTGGGGCGGAGCTGTTTGCGGTAGTCGAAGCGAAGCTGGGTCACTTGCCGATTCTTGCTGAGAATCTCGGCGTGATCACTCCAGAAGTGGAAGCGATTCGCGAACGCTTCGGGTTTCCTGGAATGGCGATCCTTCAATTTGCTTTTGGGAATGATCCTCAGGGCCCAAGCTTTCGTCCGCACAATTATCCTCGGAACATCGTTGCGTACACCGGCACGCATGACAACAACACAGTCATCGGCTGGTGGACTTCGAAGCCGGGAGAGGGAAGTATCCGTAGCGAAGAAGACATCCGCAAGGAACGCGAATTTACCCGCGCTTATCTAAACCTCGAAGACAGATGTGTGAACTCTGCCGCCGATGGGATCAACTGGGTTTTCATTCGCACCCTCATGGCCTCAGTTGCCGATACCGTCGTTTTCCCGCTGCAAGACGTGCTTGGCGCGGGAAGCGAAGCCCGCGTGAATGTTCCCGGAACCGCGACTGGCAACTGGCGCTGGCGATTTCGTGGCGAACAGCTCACAGTCGATGAGGCCAGCCATTTACGGGAAATGACCACAATATGCGATCGATTACCAGTTTGA